The Coprobacillus cateniformis DNA window AGTTATTCGTTGCAGATTTCCTTTCATTTACATTTTCTTTTTGACGCATTAAGGGCCGGTATTTTTGAAGAAATATTTTTTAGAATGTTTTTGTTTGCTTTATGTTTACACATCACTCAATCTACTTATTTGAATCATACACAAGTTATACTATCTTATTTCATTATGGTTCTACCACATGTATTGCTGCATAATTCTTTCTCAATTGATATGATGAGTGTTGTTATTCTTTCATTGCTTTTTGGATTGCCTTTTGCTCTTATGTCAAGAAAAATCAATTTGTTAACAGCGATAGGAGCACATTCTTTTGTTGACTTCATCCGGTTCATTATGCTAGGGATATAATGTTTTGTCAGGCACTAAAATTCTTGTTTTTAATTTCAAATATTATATGATAAGGAAGGAGGGAATTTATGAATATATTATTGAGTTCTTATGATTTTCATGAAGAGTGGGCACAAGATATTATACGCCCATTATTACATCAAGATATGAAAGTGGTTGTTATTCCTTTCTCATTTGATGAGAAGGAAGTGAAAACTGTAGATGATTATGATCAACATTATGGTGTTCATGGACAACATATTCCTTATATTTTAAGACCTTTTCATTATTATGGAATAGATGATATTGAGTTTGTTGATTATTTTAGAGATGATAAAGAAACTGTTCAAAAGAAAGTGATGTCTGCTGATATTCTTTTCTTTACTGGTGGTTTACCAGACCAGTATTTTGAACGTTTAAAACAATTTGAATTGATACCACTAATTCAAAAGAGTTCGGCCCTGATCATTGGAGCAAGCGCTGGTGCCATGATTCAATTCGATCATTATCACATCACTCCTGATGATGATTATCCTGAGTATCATTATCAAAAAGGTTTGGGATTAGTGAGTGGGTTTGAAATAGAAGTTCATTATTGCCATAGTCCTGTTCAAGACATGGGAATACAAAGAGTCATTGAGGAAAAAGGATTACCAACATATACGGTCGCTAATGATGGAGGGATTCTTTGTTATCAAGATAAGTTGATTCCGTTTGGAAATGCTTATTTAGTGAATAATAGTGAAGACAAAGAGATATTCTTTTGATATAATAGTCAAGATATGTCAAAAGAGGAGAGAGAAGAATGAAAGAAGAAAAAACATTAATCGTAGATGTTGATGAAATGCCAAGTGCACCTCAATGGGTATTCTTGAGTTTTCAGCATGTTTTTGCAATGTTTGGAGCAACAATACTTGTTCCTATGTTGACTGGTTTTCCAGTATCTGTGGCATTATTTGCATCTGGTATAGGAACATTCATTTATACGTTTTGTACAAAAGGAAAAGTTCCAGTTTATTTAGGATCATCTTTTGCTTATATTACGGCAGTTATTTTAGCTGTTGAAGCTATGGGTGGAGATATTTCTGCAGCCCAAACAGGATTGATTCTTGTGGGATTGATTTATGTTGCTGTTGCTATTATTATTAAATGTGTTGGCAAAGATTGGATTGATAAATTATTGCCTCCAATTGTTATTGGACCAATGATTGCAGTTATTGGATTAGGTTTAGCTGGAAATGCAGTGACAAATGCCGGATTTGTTGTTGATGGTGATGTTGCACCCATGATTATCGCAATTGTGACATTCTTGGTTGCTGCTTTCATTTCAAGTCAAGCAAAAGGCTTCTTGAAGATTGTTCCATTTTTAGTAGCGATTGTTGTTGGTTACATATTGGCATTATGTTTTGGAATTGTTGATTTGAGTGGTGTTGCTAAAGCTGATTGGTTTTCAATCCCAAGTTTTGCATTTCCATTTTCAATGCCAGACTTATTTGGGACAAGTTTTAGAGAATATCACTTCTATTTTGGTCCAGAAACTTTAGCTATTTTACCAGTTGCAATTGTGACAATTTCTGAACATATTGGAGATCATACAGTTTTAGGGAAAATATGTGGTAAGAATTTCTTGAAAAATCCAGGATTAGATAGAACTTTAATTGGAGATGGTGTTGCAACTGCAGTATCAGCATTTCTAGGAGGACCTGCGAATACAACTTATGGTGAAAATACAGGTGTGATTGGTTTGACAAAAATTGGTTCTGTTTATGTGACATGTGGAGCAGCTGGAATTGCAGTTCTCTTATCTTTTTGTGGAAAGATTGCAGCAGTGATCAGTTCTATTCCAGCCTGTGTACTAGGTGGAATGAGTATATTATTATATGGTGTCATTGCAAGCAATGGTCTTCGTATTTTGATTGATGCGCAAGTTGATTTCAATAAACAAAGAAATTTAATTATTGCTTCTGCAATGCTGGTGATTGGTTTGGGTGGAGCTGTTTTCCCACTGGGTGGAAGTGCAACTTTATCTGGAACAGCATTAGCTGCTATTGTTGGTGTTGTTTTAAATTTAATTTTACCTGAAAAATCTGAACAATAGTCATTTATAATGATTTGTATTGGATATAAGATTTCAAACTGAAAAGATTTGAAATCTTTTTTCTTAAAAATAAGTTTTTCAATGATTTGTTATGTGATAAAATGAAGAAAGGTGGTGAGAAAATGGAATATATACCTATTCAATGTAAAAGTGCAATTCGTAAGGTGAGGGGTGGAATGCCTTATCAACATGATGTCAATATTTATCGCGGCTGTGAACATGGATGTTTATATTGCTATGCATTGTACTCACATGATTATTTAGATGATGAAAAGTTTTATGACCATATTTATTATAAAGAGAATATTGTAGAAATTTTAGAAAAAGAAATCAGCAAGCCAAGTTGGCAGAAGAATATCATTAATTTTGGGAGCGTGAGTGATAGTTATCAGCCTTGTGAAAAAGAATTAGGATTGATGAGAGAGGTTTTAAAGTTAATGATTCGTTATCAAAATCCTGTCAATATTTCTACCAAATCAACATTGATTTTAAGGGATATTGATCTTTTGGCTGAATTATCAAAGGTGGCAGCTGTGAATTTGACTTGTACAGTGACATGTGCTGATGAAAGTATCCAACAGGTTATTGAACCACGTGCTGCAACGAGTTTGGAAAGAATGAAAGTTCTTCAAATTTTGAAACAGAAAACCAATGCAAGTGTTGGTATTTTAATGATGCCAATTATTCCATATATCACTGATTCATATGAAAATATAGAAGCTATTTACAAATTGGCTCAACAAATTGATCTCGATTATATTGTTCCTGGAACATTGTATTTAAGAGGAAAAACAAAACCTTATTTTTTAAATTCAATTCGCCAATATGACGAAAACCTTTATTGGAAATTAAAACATCTTTATCCTAAAGGGAGTTGTTTAAAAGAATATAAAAAAGAATTTTATCAATCATTAAATCAAATCCGAAAAAAATATGATTTAGAAAATAAGGTTCTTAAAGATACACATAAAGACGAATGAAAAACTCATATCAGTTTAGGAATTGTATCCTATGATATGAGTTTTTATTTTCACCCTTCATATAAATCACCACTGTTTTCTTTGTTTAATGTTCCTGCCAGTTCAATCATCAGAAATTTAGTTAATGAATTTACAACTGGACGGTGTTTAACTCCTTTGGGAACAATAATGAATTCTCCTGCCTGAACTGGAAATTGATTGTCTTTTGTTTCTAAAATAAAATGACCCTCAATAACATAAAACAGTTCATCAGAAGTTTCATGGATATGAAAATCTAATGTACGATTCTCGACTTGAACAAGACTTAAAACATGTTCATTTAAAATTCCTACCTTGTTATAAACATAAAGACATTGTAGTGCGTTGGCTTCTTTTAATAAATTGACTGTTTTCATAACAGACCTCCTTGGTTATTGTTAATTGTATATATTTATGTTAACATAAATATACTCATCATAAAAATAGATTGTTTAGATGATAACAATCACAAAACAAGATGATTAAGGGGGTCTTTATGGATTTAAAGCATTTACAGACATTTTTATGCTTATGTGAAATTAAGAACTTTACAAAGACTGCTGAGCATCTTCATTATGCTCAGTCCCATGTGACAATGCAGATTCAGCAGCTTGAAGAAGAATTAAATGTCAAATTGTTTGAACGTTTGGGAAAGAAAATTAGTCTCACAACAGATGGGCAGAAATTAATTCCTTATGCTCAAAAAATGCTTTCTCTTTCTAAGGATATAGAATTTCAGTTTGCTAAACAGGATAATGGTCGCATTGTGATAGGAGCGTCTGAATCTCTTTGTCTATATCGTTTACCCAATATTATTAAACTGTTTTCAAATCAGTATCCAAGTGTTGAGGTTTGTTTATATGTATTAGAAAGCAATGATTATTTGTCTTTATTAGCAAACAATACGATTGATATAGCATTTGTATTAGATCGGCCACTAGCTCATTTGCATTTTGAAAAGGTTTTACAGATTCCAGAAACAATTGGTATTTTCTCATTGCCACAACATCCACTTGCTCAAAAGAAAAATGTTTCTTTAAAAGATTTAGCTAATCAGCGTCTCATTGTCACAAAAAAAGAATGTTGTTATCGTCAACAATTTGATTATGATTTAAATAAAATAAAAATAACTCCTCATATTGTTCTTGAGACAAGTAGTATTCAAGTTATTAAACAATCTGTATTAAGTGGACTAGGAATATGTGTATTACCTGAGTTTGTTGTTCAAGATGAAATGAAGCAAAACCAATTAAAGGCAATTGAATATCTCACTCATTATTCTATTCAATCGCAATTAATTTATCATAGAGATAAGTGGCTATCGCCCAGTTTAAAACATTTTATAGATATGGCTAAAAAATTGATTGAATAAAAAAGAGACTATCTCTTGATAGATATCTATCAGGTTATAATCTCTTAATCATTATCTAAATCTTCAGCATAATCATGTCCATCTTCTAGAATTTCTCCAACACGCATTCTTCTTTCCAGTTTCATTTTTTCAACATGTTGATGAAGAAGTTCTTTCACATCAAAAGGTGTTTTGATATTTCTGATTTCTAGAACAGGTGATGTTTTGTCAGATGATTGGACAATAATAGATCCAACACCAAAAATACGTTGTCCTAGCGTTTGAGAAACACTTAAATCACGGACGCGATAAAGTAATATTTCATCACTTTGTAGTCTGACCAATCCTTTATCAACAAAAAGGCGATCATCTGATAAAGAATAAGTTGTAAAGCTGATAGGCATACCAAGTATTCTTTTTTTATCTGACCAAAGTTTTTTGACATTTGTTTTCATATTCCTACCTCCATATATCGACATTATACAATGAATATAGAAATTTGTATAGATGTTATAAATTAGCAGTTTGATATTGACAGTGCTAAGAAAAAGGTATAAGATATCATTAGCACAGTTAATCAAAGAGTGCTAATTAAAGGAGATGTAAAAAATGGCAAAAAAGAAACAATTTAAAGCTGAGTCACAAAGATTATTAGACTTAATGATTAATTCTATTTATACGCATAAGGAAATCTTTCTTAGAGAATTGATTTCTAATGCAAGTGATGCTTCTGATAAATTATACTATAAAGCATTAACTGAAAATATCAGTGGTATTTCAAGAGAAGATTTGTCTATTCAAATTGTGATCAATAAAGATCATCGTATGCTGTCTATTATTGATCAAGGAATTGGGATGGATGCAAAAGAGTTGGAAGAACATTTAGGAACAATTGCGAATTCTGGTTCTTTTGAATTTAAAAATGCCTTAGAAAAGGGACAGGATGATGTTGATATTATTGGGCAATTTGGTGTTGGTTTCTATTCAGCATTTATGGTGGCTCATAAAGTCGAAGTGATTTCTAAAAAATATGGTGAAGATCAAGCTTATATTTGGGAATCAGATACAAGTGATGGTTATACTGTTAAAGAATGTGATTATCCACAACATGGGACAAGAATTAATTTGTTCTTAAAAGAAAATACAGATGATGAAAATTATGATCAATATTTAGATGAATATGAAATTCAAAGACTTGTTAAAAAATATTCTGATTATGTTCATTATCCAATTGAAATGGATATGACAACTTCTAAACAAAAAGAAGACAGTGATGAGTATGAACAAGTTGTTGAACATAAGACATTGAATTCTATGGTTCCATTATGGAAAAGACCAAAGAAAGATATTACAAAAGAAGATTATAATGAATTTTATCAAGATAAATTCAATGACTTCAATGAACCATTAAAAGTTATGCATAATAGTGTTGAGGGAACAATCTCATATGATTCATTATTATTCATTCCTTCAAAACCACCAATGAACTATTATTCTCAAGATTATGAAAAAGGTTTACAACTTTATTCACGTGGAGTCTTTATTATGGATAAAGCAAGTGATCTTGTTCCAGAACATTATAGATTTGTAAAAGGCTTAGTTGATTCACAAGATTTATCATTAAATATTTCTCGTGAAATGTTACAACACGATCGTCAATTAAAGTTAATTGCTGATAAAATTGAAAAACGTATTCAAAGTGAACTTGAAAAGATGTTAAAGAATGAAAGAGAAACATATGAAGAATTCTTTAAAAACTTTGGATTGCAATTGAAGTTTGGTATCTATAATAGTTATGGTATGCTCAAAGATAAATTACAAGATTTATTGTTGTTCTATAGTGCAAATGAAAAGAAACTCATCACTTTAAATGAATATGTTGAAGCTATGAAAGAAGAACAGAAAGAAATCTATTTTGCAAGTGGTGAAACAATTGAAAAGATTAATCATTTACCAACTGTAGAAATGGTTAAGGATAAAGGTTTTGATATCCTTTATTTGACTGATAATGTTGATGAGTTCTGTATTCAAATGTTAAGAGAATATAAAGAAAAAGCCTTTAAGAATATTAATCAAGGTGATTTGGATATTGAAAGTGAAGAAGAAAAGAAAGAACTTGAACAAGTCAATGAAGATAACAAAGATTTGTTAGAAACATTAAAAGAAGCACTAAAAGATCAAGTTCAAGATGTTAAGGTTTCTTCAAGATTAAAAACACATCCAGTATGTTTAGTAAGTGGTGAAGGTGTTTCATTTGAAATGGAAAAAGTATTGAGCCAAATGCCAGATGCTCAAGGTGTTAAAGCAGGAAGAATTCTTGAAATTAATCCTAATCATCAAATCTTTACAGCTTTACAGTCAGTTTTTGATAAAGATAAAGAAAAGATTAAGGATTATGCATCGTTGTTATATGATCAGGCTTTATTAATTGAAGGATTTAGTATTGATGATCCTGTGGGATTCTCTAATAAAGTTTGTGATTTAATGGTTGAAGCTAATAAATAATAAAAAGATAGTATATCAATTTTGATATACTGTTTTTTTATGTTAAAATAAGAAAAAGGGAGAAAAATATGGGAAAGAAAATTGTGATTGTTTTCAGTGTTTTAATCATGTTATGGGGATGTCAAGCATCACATTTCAGTGTTTCATATGAAGATACATACAAACAATTAGAAAATCTAAATATCACGATGGGAATGATACCTAGTCATCAACCTAATATGTTTTTACGACAAGAGGAAATACAGTGGGATATTTTTATGGATGAAGATTATCAAGTTGTTTTTCTGGGAAGTTCTGAGGGGTATATAGTTTATGATGAATCTGGTTATCATGATAATTCATCTTTCAATAGTTTTCTTGAGTCTATTGGATTAACTGAAGAGGAATTGCTTGATTTTACTAAACAGTTTTATGAGATCAATATAAAAAAAGCATTAAGAGGGTAAGGAGGATATAGTTATGCAATTGAATGATGTTTTAAAGCAAAGAAGGAGTATAAGGAAGTATAAAAAGCAATTTGTTTGTATTGATGATATTCATCAAATGATAGAAGCTGCTATTTTAGCACCATCATGGAAGAATTCCCAAGTGACACGTTATTATATTGTGGAGGGTGAAATAATGTTGGAGAAAATAAAAAACACATTGCCTGAATTTAATTTTGACAATGTTAAGAATGCACCAGTTCTTATTATATCAACTATTATACTCAATCGTTCAGGATACGAAAGAGATGGAACACCTAGTAATGAATTAGGAAATGGTTGGGGGTATTATGATTGTGGTTTACAAAACATGAATTTATTGTTAAAGGCAACAGAGTTAGGGTTATCAACACTTGTGATGGGAATAAGGGATGCCAAACAAATCAAAGATTTTCTAAGCATTCCAGAAAATGAAGGTGTTGTGAGTGTTATTGCTGTAGGATATGGAGATATTGAACCAGATATGCCTCAACGAAAAACATTTGAAGAAATTACGAGAATATATGAAAAATAGAAGACGAGTGTCTTCTATTTTAATTCATCTGGCATTAATGAATATATGCAATCATCATAAATGATATCTTTATAACCTTTTATCCCTTTTCTTAAAGTTCCTTCGTGAACAAATCCGAGTTTTTTAAGAAGGACTTGAGAAGCAGTGTTTCCACCAAAGTGACGAGCAACAATGATTTCAACATCAGTTTTAAATAAGACTTTTAAAAAATGATGTAAAGCTTCATACATATAGCCTTTTCTTGCAAAGGCTTCATCAAGATAATAGGATATTGTAATAGAAGATATTCCATGACGCAGATTATCAGGATGTGTTGATATTTCTCCAATAATTTGATGAGTATCTTTGAGTTCTAAAATGAACATATCTTTATTGTTGTTTTGAATTTCTTGGGTAAGAACTTCTGGTGTAGGTGTTTTCATAGCATTATACATTTGAACAAATTCACTACTGCGTATTTGACAAAGTGCTAAATTGTCTTCTGATTTGACAGGACGAATGATTAATCTTTCTGTTTCAATAGTATGCATAGAATATCTCCTTTGTTATTGATAGAATTGTATGATTTGATAAAGTTGTTGTGTTGATAATTGAAAACTGAATGATACAATAATGACACTTTTTTCTTTTTGAAAAATTAAAGTTGTTAAAGTGTCTTCATGATAACCATAAATAATGTTTTCTTTAACCTCTATACGTGTACATAAATATTGATCAGGGTGATCAATGAAATTTTTAAAAAGTTCTTTACTCTTTGTTGGGGAGTTTAATTGATATTCCTTTGTGAGGAGAATAGTCTCATCATTTGTCATTTCTAAAGCTGAATAATAATGTGGGACTGTGAAGCTTGAATGTTTTTTTGTTTGAATTGTGCTTTTTCCTGAAATGCCTAGCTTCTCTAAAGTGATGATAGGATGTTCTTTAAGTGTATAACTTCTGGCATTAAAAATATCTTCTACCAAACCACCAGCAAAACATGATAAAGAAATCATTGCACAAATAATATATATCAGACGCCATTTTTTTAGCCTAGAGAAAGACTGTCTAATATTTTTAAATAATTGATTGTAACTAGAAAAACCTATCATTTGTCTATAAAAAAGTGTCAATAAACCTAAAAAGATACCTATGTATACAAATGTGATTCCATATGTTAACCAACTATCAATTGTGGCTGTTTTCATGACAAGAAAAGATAGAAAACAGATTAAAAATAAGAAAAGCATTGAAAGAAATATTGTCTTTATTCGTTGTGATGAAATAATAGTTTCTAAATTATCATAATGACGTTCTTTTGTATCGCATTCTTTTTGACCTTTAAAAACATACATTCCTCTTTTAGAATAAATAGGTTGATAATCTCTTTCTATATAATAATTCAAGAAATGATTGCGATTTTCCATTTTTTCAAATCTTGATTTCCCTTCGCTTTTATAGAAATCGATTTTATAATAAACAGGTTGCTTCACTTTTTTGAAAAGCGATATAAAAGATAAATCCTGACATGAAAAACCTTCTTGACCAAGTTTATCTAAAGTTTTTTGAAATAATTCATATTCATAAGGCTGATAATTAATAATTTTAATTTTATACATAATGACTTTCCTTTCTGTGTTATTATAACAAACTTAATGACAGATGTCTAATTTGTCATATTATGTTAAGATTATCTTAAGAAAAGGTTAAAGAAATGTAAATTATTTGTTTTCAATCAGATATTTATATAGTATAATACGTTTGTAACTTTGTAGAAAAATGGCAAATACAAGGAGGTCATTTATGGATTTGACGTTAGCATTCTCGCTAATGGGTGGGTTAGGAATGTTCTTATATGGGATGAAATTAATGAGCGATTCCCTAGCAAATGTAGCGGGAGCCAAATTACGTAATATACTAGAAAAGATGACAAAGAATACTTTTATAGGTATGATTGTAGGAATGATTTTTACTGCTATTGTACAGTCATCTTCAGCAACAACTGTGCTCGTTGTGAGTTTTGTGAATGCTGGATTAATGAATTTGTATCAAGCGACTGGAATTATTATGGGGGCCAACATTGGAACCACAATTACAGGACAGTTAATCGCTTTTAATTTATCTGATATTGCTCCTTTGTTTGTTTTGGCTGGTGTAATCATGTTGATGTCATCTAAGAAGCCAAATATCCAAAAAATAGGTGAGGTCATTCTTGGTTTTGGTATTTTGTTTGTTGGATTGTCATCCATGTCAGCGGCTATGTCAACATTAAAGGATTCACCAGTAATAGTTAATGCTTTATCGACATTGACAAATCCATTGATTGCAATTTTCATTGGGTTTGCAATTACTGCTGTACTGCAATCATCTTCAGCTACTGTAGGAATAGTTATATTGTTAGCATCTCAAGGTCTTTTACAATTTAATATCTGTTTTTATATTATTTTAGGATGTAATATGGGATCGTGTGTATCTGCTTTGATTGCAAGTTTGGGTGGTAAGAAAAATGCCAAACGTGCTGCTTACATACATTTCTTATTCAATGTTTTTGGTTCATTAGCCATTGTCATTGTTTTACAGTTATTTATGTCTCAGATAGAATATGGAATTATGGCATTAACAAATTCGCAAAATTTAACTGGCGCTGCATTGAATGAGGCAATGGCTAGAAATGTTGCCAATGCACATACAATCTTTAAGGTTTTCCAAGTTATCATTTTATATCCATTTGCGAAATGGATTGTGAAAGCAACATATGTACTTGTTCCAGGTGATGATGAAAGCAAGGGATTCTCATTACAGTATATTAGTGAAAAAGTCGGTTTTTCAGCGACAACTGCTATCCCACAAGTTATTCATGAGGTTGAACGTATGGCTGAACTCTCAAGAAAGAATTTGAATTTAGCTGTTAATTCCTTATTGGATGTAGATACTTCGACTCAGGATGAGATTACAAAGAATGAAGAACATATCGATTATTTAAATCATGCCATTTTTGAATATTTAAATCATATTAATCAATCACCTTTACCTGAAGAAGATTCAAGAATGATTGGTCCTTTGTTCCACGTCATTGCTGATATTGAAAGAATTGGCGATCATGCAAGATCAATTGGTAACATTACCTTGACTTGTGAACGCAAGAAGTATCGTTTTACACATGAGCATAAGGTAGAAATTAGAGAACTATTAACTATGGTTAATTCTGAATTAGAATTAAGTTTAGAAATGTTCACTCAGAAATCTTTAGATCATTTAAATGAAATATTAAAATTAGAAGAATTAATTGATAGAAAAGAAGATAGATTACAAAAAGCTTATTTAACAGATATAAAAAGAAAAGAAACTGCACCACGAGAAGGAATGCTTTATTCTGATTTAGCAGCTGCTTTAGAAAGAGTTGGCGATCATGCGACAAACATTGCTTTCTCAATATTAAATGATGATAGTGAAGAAATTAACAGATTAATAGAAGAAGAACATGTTGATCCTTCTGATTATATTTTATAGGCCTATAATTGTAGGCTTTTTCAATGGACGAGGATTTGAAAATGATGTACAATATCAACATGAATAAAGGGGGAAAATGAAAATGAAGGGAAGATTTAGAAAGTTTTTATCATATTATAAGCCATATAAAAAGTTGTTTTTTACAGATATGTTCTGTGCTATGGTAGCGGCAGCTATTACTTTGGTTTTTCCAATGCTTACCCGTTATATTACAGGAGTTATATTGATTGAAAGTCCAATTGATTTAAAAATTATTTATCAATTGGGATTGATTATGGTTGTTTTGGTCATTATTGAATTCTTTTGTAATTTCTATGTAGCTTATCAAGGGCATGTTATGGGGACATATATGGAAAGAGATATCCGTAATGAATTGTTTGAGCATTATCAAAAATTATCTTTCAGTTTCTATGATGAACAAAAGACAGGACAATTAATGTCTCGTATCACAAATGATATCTTTTCACTGACTGAACTTTATCATCATGGTCCAGAAGATATTGTGATTTCATTAATTAAATTTGTTGGAGCTTTTGTTATTTTATCTACAATCAATTTACAATTAACGTTAATTGTATTTGCATTTATTCCTGTTATGGGTGGATT harbors:
- a CDS encoding SPL family radical SAM protein, which produces MEYIPIQCKSAIRKVRGGMPYQHDVNIYRGCEHGCLYCYALYSHDYLDDEKFYDHIYYKENIVEILEKEISKPSWQKNIINFGSVSDSYQPCEKELGLMREVLKLMIRYQNPVNISTKSTLILRDIDLLAELSKVAAVNLTCTVTCADESIQQVIEPRAATSLERMKVLQILKQKTNASVGILMMPIIPYITDSYENIEAIYKLAQQIDLDYIVPGTLYLRGKTKPYFLNSIRQYDENLYWKLKHLYPKGSCLKEYKKEFYQSLNQIRKKYDLENKVLKDTHKDE
- a CDS encoding Type 1 glutamine amidotransferase-like domain-containing protein; protein product: MNILLSSYDFHEEWAQDIIRPLLHQDMKVVVIPFSFDEKEVKTVDDYDQHYGVHGQHIPYILRPFHYYGIDDIEFVDYFRDDKETVQKKVMSADILFFTGGLPDQYFERLKQFELIPLIQKSSALIIGASAGAMIQFDHYHITPDDDYPEYHYQKGLGLVSGFEIEVHYCHSPVQDMGIQRVIEEKGLPTYTVANDGGILCYQDKLIPFGNAYLVNNSEDKEIFF
- a CDS encoding Na/Pi cotransporter family protein produces the protein MDLTLAFSLMGGLGMFLYGMKLMSDSLANVAGAKLRNILEKMTKNTFIGMIVGMIFTAIVQSSSATTVLVVSFVNAGLMNLYQATGIIMGANIGTTITGQLIAFNLSDIAPLFVLAGVIMLMSSKKPNIQKIGEVILGFGILFVGLSSMSAAMSTLKDSPVIVNALSTLTNPLIAIFIGFAITAVLQSSSATVGIVILLASQGLLQFNICFYIILGCNMGSCVSALIASLGGKKNAKRAAYIHFLFNVFGSLAIVIVLQLFMSQIEYGIMALTNSQNLTGAALNEAMARNVANAHTIFKVFQVIILYPFAKWIVKATYVLVPGDDESKGFSLQYISEKVGFSATTAIPQVIHEVERMAELSRKNLNLAVNSLLDVDTSTQDEITKNEEHIDYLNHAIFEYLNHINQSPLPEEDSRMIGPLFHVIADIERIGDHARSIGNITLTCERKKYRFTHEHKVEIRELLTMVNSELELSLEMFTQKSLDHLNEILKLEELIDRKEDRLQKAYLTDIKRKETAPREGMLYSDLAAALERVGDHATNIAFSILNDDSEEINRLIEEEHVDPSDYIL
- the htpG gene encoding molecular chaperone HtpG; this translates as MAKKKQFKAESQRLLDLMINSIYTHKEIFLRELISNASDASDKLYYKALTENISGISREDLSIQIVINKDHRMLSIIDQGIGMDAKELEEHLGTIANSGSFEFKNALEKGQDDVDIIGQFGVGFYSAFMVAHKVEVISKKYGEDQAYIWESDTSDGYTVKECDYPQHGTRINLFLKENTDDENYDQYLDEYEIQRLVKKYSDYVHYPIEMDMTTSKQKEDSDEYEQVVEHKTLNSMVPLWKRPKKDITKEDYNEFYQDKFNDFNEPLKVMHNSVEGTISYDSLLFIPSKPPMNYYSQDYEKGLQLYSRGVFIMDKASDLVPEHYRFVKGLVDSQDLSLNISREMLQHDRQLKLIADKIEKRIQSELEKMLKNERETYEEFFKNFGLQLKFGIYNSYGMLKDKLQDLLLFYSANEKKLITLNEYVEAMKEEQKEIYFASGETIEKINHLPTVEMVKDKGFDILYLTDNVDEFCIQMLREYKEKAFKNINQGDLDIESEEEKKELEQVNEDNKDLLETLKEALKDQVQDVKVSSRLKTHPVCLVSGEGVSFEMEKVLSQMPDAQGVKAGRILEINPNHQIFTALQSVFDKDKEKIKDYASLLYDQALLIEGFSIDDPVGFSNKVCDLMVEANK
- a CDS encoding GNAT family N-acetyltransferase, which gives rise to MHTIETERLIIRPVKSEDNLALCQIRSSEFVQMYNAMKTPTPEVLTQEIQNNNKDMFILELKDTHQIIGEISTHPDNLRHGISSITISYYLDEAFARKGYMYEALHHFLKVLFKTDVEIIVARHFGGNTASQVLLKKLGFVHEGTLRKGIKGYKDIIYDDCIYSLMPDELK
- a CDS encoding uracil-xanthine permease family protein, with amino-acid sequence MKEEKTLIVDVDEMPSAPQWVFLSFQHVFAMFGATILVPMLTGFPVSVALFASGIGTFIYTFCTKGKVPVYLGSSFAYITAVILAVEAMGGDISAAQTGLILVGLIYVAVAIIIKCVGKDWIDKLLPPIVIGPMIAVIGLGLAGNAVTNAGFVVDGDVAPMIIAIVTFLVAAFISSQAKGFLKIVPFLVAIVVGYILALCFGIVDLSGVAKADWFSIPSFAFPFSMPDLFGTSFREYHFYFGPETLAILPVAIVTISEHIGDHTVLGKICGKNFLKNPGLDRTLIGDGVATAVSAFLGGPANTTYGENTGVIGLTKIGSVYVTCGAAGIAVLLSFCGKIAAVISSIPACVLGGMSILLYGVIASNGLRILIDAQVDFNKQRNLIIASAMLVIGLGGAVFPLGGSATLSGTALAAIVGVVLNLILPEKSEQ
- a CDS encoding nitroreductase family protein, with the protein product MQLNDVLKQRRSIRKYKKQFVCIDDIHQMIEAAILAPSWKNSQVTRYYIVEGEIMLEKIKNTLPEFNFDNVKNAPVLIISTIILNRSGYERDGTPSNELGNGWGYYDCGLQNMNLLLKATELGLSTLVMGIRDAKQIKDFLSIPENEGVVSVIAVGYGDIEPDMPQRKTFEEITRIYEK
- a CDS encoding PH domain-containing protein; protein product: MKTNVKKLWSDKKRILGMPISFTTYSLSDDRLFVDKGLVRLQSDEILLYRVRDLSVSQTLGQRIFGVGSIIVQSSDKTSPVLEIRNIKTPFDVKELLHQHVEKMKLERRMRVGEILEDGHDYAEDLDND
- a CDS encoding LysR family transcriptional regulator, with amino-acid sequence MDLKHLQTFLCLCEIKNFTKTAEHLHYAQSHVTMQIQQLEEELNVKLFERLGKKISLTTDGQKLIPYAQKMLSLSKDIEFQFAKQDNGRIVIGASESLCLYRLPNIIKLFSNQYPSVEVCLYVLESNDYLSLLANNTIDIAFVLDRPLAHLHFEKVLQIPETIGIFSLPQHPLAQKKNVSLKDLANQRLIVTKKECCYRQQFDYDLNKIKITPHIVLETSSIQVIKQSVLSGLGICVLPEFVVQDEMKQNQLKAIEYLTHYSIQSQLIYHRDKWLSPSLKHFIDMAKKLIE
- a CDS encoding cupin domain-containing protein, which codes for MKTVNLLKEANALQCLYVYNKVGILNEHVLSLVQVENRTLDFHIHETSDELFYVIEGHFILETKDNQFPVQAGEFIIVPKGVKHRPVVNSLTKFLMIELAGTLNKENSGDLYEG